One Antennarius striatus isolate MH-2024 chromosome 17, ASM4005453v1, whole genome shotgun sequence genomic window carries:
- the otomp gene encoding otolith matrix protein 1 — translation MERPERRLSAAFLVLLPLLFISSAANPAPVAWCVLSDAEEQKCLDLAGNSTAHNIRGSLQCVRGLDPKDCMDKIKNGTADAASMSADDIYAAGLCHGLELAAGESHNGVDGISYYVVAMARRSSSDLSLLEMHERSSCHPGIRTTVGWTVPIGYLVNTSQISVGEQCNFPRAVGNFFGYSCVPGVKDAQHDPRGNNPKNLCEACIGDENDRHICAKDHRERHYGEAGALRCVAENLGDVAFIKHTTIFDNADGRNQESWALDLELEDLKLLCPDGTEAGLHQYEHCHLAAVPANAVVVRLENKCRVWKYLERLQNAFGNATEGFSLFSSAGYGAADLLFSDATHHLQRIVGSYTSWLGPTYTTVLQAFECEGFC, via the exons ATGGAGCGTCCGGAGAGAAGACTGTCTGCAGccttcctcgtcctcctgccTCTTCTATTCATCAGTAGTGCTGCCAATCCGGCTCCAG TCGCCTGGTGTGTGTTATCCGACGCTGAGGAGCAGAAGTGTCTGGATTTGGCCGGGAACTCCACGGCTCACAACATCAGAGGGAGTCTGCAGTGCGTCCGCGGCCTGGACCCCAAGGACTGCATGGATAAAATCAAG aaTGGGACAGCAGACGCCGCCTCCATGTCTGCTGATGACATCTACGCCGCCGGCCTCTGCCACGGGTTGGAGCTGGCGGCGGGGGAGTCCCACAACGGAGTGG ACGGCATCAGCTACTACGTGGTGGCGATGGCGCGCCGCTCCTCCTCCGACCTGTCCCTGCTGGAGATGCATGAGCGAAGCTCCTGTCACCCCGGGATACGGACCACCGTGGGCTGGACCGTCCCCATCGGGTACCTGGTGAACACGTCCCAGATCAGCGTGGGGGAGCAGTGCAACTTCCCcagag CTGTGGGGAACTTCTTCGGCTACAGCTGCGTCCCGGGGGTGAAGGACGCCCAGCACGACCCGAGGGGCAACAACCCCAAGAACCTGTGTGAGGCCTGCATCGGGGACGAGAACGACCGCCACATCTGCGCCAAGGACCACCGGGAGCGGCACTACGGGGAGGCTGGCGCGCTGAG gtGTGTGGCAGAGAACCTCGGCGACGTGGCCTTCATCAAACACACGACCATCTTCGACAACGCGGACG GTCGGAACCAGGAGTCGTGGGCTCTGGATCTGGAGCTGGAGGACCTGAAGCTGTTGTGTCCCGACGGGACGGAGGCGGGGCTCCATCAGTACGAACACTGCCACCTGGCGGCCGTCCCGGCCAACGCCGTGGTGGTGCGTCTGGAGAACAAGTGTCGCGTCTGGAAGTACCTGGAACgcttacag AACGCTTTTGGAAACGCCACCGAAGGTTTCAGCCTGTTCAGCTCAGCGGGCTACGGCGCCGCCGATCTGCTCTTCAGCGACGCCACCCACCACCTGCAAAGGATTGTGGGTAGCTACACGTCTTGGCTGGGCCCTACTTACACCACCGTGCTGCAGGCCTTCGAGTGTGAGG GCTTCTGCTGA
- the acvr1l gene encoding activin receptor type-1 — protein MDRCSPVQVLLLLLLLVLLQTPHTAAEGADRQLACLCDTSNCLEDMRCHGTQCFSSVKVSGGGLVAFERGCLVEQEKIRLHCSTAPSSRQAIFCCSQNMCNSNATRSTLMSLLPTALEGKPVPYRVETVVLFVLGPVVVLGLLSVVSVLACRRLHRGRLQRLQEFDTEQGTIDGLITSNVGDSTLADLLDHSCTSGSGSGLPFLVQRTVARQISLIECIGKGRYGEVWRGQWQGENVAVKIFSSRDEKSWFRETEIYNTVLLRHENILGFMASDMTSRNSSTQLWLITHYHENGSLYDYLQRVAVETAEGLAMAASIACGLVHLHTEIFGTEGKPAIAHRDLKSKNILVTKELRCCIADLGLAVTHSQADNLLDVGNNPKVGTKRYMAPEVLDETIQTDCFDAYKRVDIWAFGLVLWEIARRTYSNGIVEEYKPPFYDQVPNDPSFEDMRKVVCVEQQRPFIPNRWFSDPTLSALVKLMKECWYQNPSARLTALRIKKTLDKIHSSLEKGKES, from the exons ATGGATCGTTGCAGTCCAGTCcaagtcctcctcctcctcctcctgctggtcctGCTGCAGACCCCGCACACAGCGGCTGAAGGTGCAG ATCGACAGCTGGCATGTCTGTGTGATACCTCCAACTGCCTGGAGGACATGCGGTGCCACGGGACACAGTGTTTTTCCTCCGTCAAAGTCAGCGGCGGCGGCCTGGTGGCGTTTGAGCGGGGCTGCCTTGTGGAGCAGGAGAAAATCCGTTTGCACTGTTCCACGGCGCCGTCGTCCCGCCAGGccattttctgctgctcccAGAACATGTGCAACAGCAACGCAACCCGGAGCACGCTGATGTCTCTGCTCCCCACAg CCCTAGAAGGTAAGCCGGTGCCATACCGCGTGGAGACCGTGGTTCTCTTTGTGCTCGGCCCGGTCGTGGTTCTGGGTCTGCTGTCTGTAGTGTCGGTTCTGGCCTGCAGGAGGCTCCACCGCGGTCGTCTGCAGAGGCTGCAGGAGTTTGACACCGAGCAGGGAACCATCGATGGCCTCATCACCTCAAACGTGGGCGACAGCACGTTAGCG GACCTGTTGGACCACTCGTGCACATCAGGCAGCGGTTCTGGACTTCCCTTCCTGGTCCAGAGAACCGTGGCCCGTCAGATCAGTCTGATAGAGTGTATAG GTAAGGGTCGGTACggcgaggtgtggaggggccaGTGGCAGGGGGAGAACGTCGCAGTCAAGATCTTCTCGTCACGAGACGAGAAGTCCTGGTTCAGAGAGACGGAGATCTACAACACCGTGCTGCTGAGACATGAGAACATCCTGG gCTTCATGGCATCCGACATGACGTCCCGTAACTCCAGCACCCAGTTGTGGCTCATCACTCATTACCACGAGAACGGCTCGCTGTATGACTACCTGCAGCGGGTCGCCGTGGAGACGGCGGAGGGCTTGGCGATGGCGGCGTCGATCGCGTGCGGCCTGGTACATCTTCACACCGAGATCTTCGGCACAGAGGGGAAGCCGGCGATCGCTCATCGCGACCTGAAGAGCAAAAACATCCTGGTCACCAAGGAGCTTCGCTGCTGTATCGCCGACCTGG GCCTGGCTGTGACCCACTCCCAGGCAGACAACCTGCTGGACGTGGGCAACAACCCGAAGGTCGGCACCAAGCGCTACATGGCGCCGGAGGTGCTGGACGAGACCATTCAGACGGATTGCTTCGACGCCTACAAGAGGGTGGACATCTGGGCGTTTGGCCTGGTGCTGTGGGAGATCGCCCGACGCACTTACAGCAACG GCATCGTGGAGGAGTACAAGCCTCCGTTCTACGACCAGGTGCCCAACGACCCCAGCTTCGAGGACATGAGgaaggtggtgtgtgtggagcAGCAGAGGCCGTTCATCCCCAACCGCTGGTTCTCCGATCCC aCCCTCTCGGCTCTGGTGAAGCTGATGAAGGAGTGCTGGTACCAGAACCCGTCTGCCAGACTGACCGCGCTGCGCATCAAGAAGACTCTGGACAAGATTCATAGCTCTCTGGAGAAGGGCAAGGAGTCATGA
- the d2hgdh gene encoding D-2-hydroxyglutarate dehydrogenase, mitochondrial: protein MPVLVNLRTICPFMEGVLQKTLKLRPALRRLSPGGVFSSQSTARYLPVGPRRPFLSTPPWLFGVCSQQLHTGADGPKPSPAAAPDRLPFSRITQEDLAFFRKILPGRVVTDPDLLESSNVDWMKSVRGSSEVMLRPQTTQEVSQILKYCNSRNLAVNPQGGNTGLVGGSVPVYDEVILSTALMNKILAFDGVSGILTCQAGCVLENLSLYLEERDYIMPLDLGAKGSCHIGGNVATNAGGLRLLRYGSLHGTVLGLEAVLADGRVLDCLATLRKDNTGYDLKQLFIGSEGTLGVITAVSVLCPRKPNSVNVVLLGCETFELLLQTFQLCRGMLGEILSAYEFLDSDCMKLLNTYLKLPNPISDCPFYVVIETSGSNPTHDGEKLHSFLEEAMASSLVTDGTVATEESKIKALWSMRERVPEALTHEGVTYKYDVSLPVEQIYQLVTDTREHLGGRAKSVVGYGHVGDGNLHLNITSPVNDPALLAAIEPFVFEWTASHRGSISAEHGLGLKKRNYIYYSKPSQAVALMADVKALLDPKGILNPYKTLPDDLRRVGAQV, encoded by the exons ATG CCTGTTTTGGTGAACCTACGTACAATCTGTCCTTTTATGGAGGGGGTTCTTCAGAAAACACTTAAACTGAGGCCTGCTCTCAGGCGCCTGAGCCCAGGTGGCGTCTTCTCATCCCAAAGCACAGCCAGATATTTACCGGTCGGCCCCCGCCGGCCGTTCCTCTCCACTCCTCCATGGCTGTTTGGAGTCTGCAGCCAACAGCTGCACACTGGGGCAGATGGACCCAAACCGTCTCCGGCGGCGGCCCCCGACAGGCTGCCTTTCTCCAGGATCACCCAGGAAGATTTGGCTTTCTTCAGGAAGATCCTACCTGGAAGAGTCGTCACTGACCCGGACCTGCTGGAGTCCAGTAATGTGGACTGGATGAAGTCAGTGAGAG GTTCCAGTGAAGTGATGCTGAGACCTCAGACGACACAGGAAGTCTCTCAGATTCTCAA GTACTGTAACAGCCGGAATCTGGCTGTGAACCCCCAAGGGGGAAACACCGGCCTGGTCGGGGGGAGTGTGCCGGTCTACGATGAGGTGATCCTCTCCACCGCCCTGATGAACAAAATCCTGGCGTTTGACGGCGTCTCTG GGATCCTGACCTGTCAGGCTGGGTGTGTCCTGGAGAACTTGTCCCTGTACCTGGAGGAGAGGGACTACATCATGCCGCTGGACCTGGGGGCCAAAGGCAGCTGCCACATCGGGGGGAACGTGGCGACGAACGCAGGAGGGCTGCGACTCCTGCGATACGGATCCTTACACGGGACGGTGCTGGGCCTGGAGGCG gTGTTGGCAGATGGGCGTGTCCTGGACTGCTTGGCGACCCTGCGGAAAGATAACACAGGATATGACCTCAAACAGCTGTTCATCGGGTCAGAGGGCACGCTGGGGGTCATCACCGCAGTGTCGGTTCTGTGTCCACGCAAACCCAACTCGGTGAACGTGGTTCTCCTCG GGTGCGAGACCTtcgagctgctgctgcagacgtTTCAGCTCTGCAGAGGCATGCTGGGAGAAATTCTTTCAGCGTATGAGTTTCTGGACAGCGACTGCATGAAGCTGCTGAATACGTACCTGAAGCTGCCCAACCCCATCTctg ACTGTCCATTCTACGTCGTCATAGAAACGTCTGGGTCCAACCCGACACACGACGGAGAGAAACTCCACAGCTTCTTGGAGGAGGCGATGGCATCGTCCTTGGTTACGGACGGTACTGTGGCAACAGAAGAATCAAAGATTAAG GCTCTTTGGTCGATGCGAGAACGCGTCCCAGAGGCGCTGACCCATGAAGGCGTCACGTACAAGTACGACGTGTCTCTCCCAGTGGAGCAGATCTACCAGCTGGTGACGGACACCAGGGAACACCTGGGGGGGCGGGCCAAGAGCGTGGTGGGGTACGGACACGTAG GAGACGGAAACCTCCACCTGAACATCACCTCTCCCGTCAATGACCCCGCCCTCCTCGCCGCCATCGAGCCCTTCGTGTTCGAATGGACCGCCAGCCACCGGGGCAGCATCAGCGCCGAGCACGGACTGGGCCTGAAGAAGAGGAACTACATCTACTACAGCAAACCCAGCCAGGCGGTGGCGCTGATGGCCGACGTAAAGGCCCTGCTGGACCCAAAGGGCATCCTGAACCCGTACAAGACGCTACCTGACGACCTGAGACGAGTCGGCGCTCAAGTGTAG